From the Brachyspira intermedia PWS/A genome, the window TATTATCTTTAATACTAGAAATATCTATGATGCCGTCATTTGAAAAACAGTTTATTATATCAAATTGTAAATGGCTTCTTAAATAGCTGTATATATCTGCAAAAACTCCTATTTCAAAAAATAATATTGTATCTTTATAATTTGTCATTATGCCTTTTATATCTTCTTTAATCGATCCTATATCTATAAAATTATATACAAATGTATTATCATCTGTTTTTGAAATTTTTACTCTTTCAACATTGTAAGGCTTATCATGTAATTTATTTCCTGATATTTTAGAAACTATATAGCACTCTTTACATTTTGATATCAATGTTTTTAATGAAGGAAGTATATATGGATATTTTGCTTTTTCATCTGAAATACTATAATACTTTATATTATACTTTCTATCCGATATATTTATGCTTTCTTTTTTCATAAAATATTTCCTTGCAATAGATACTTTCTGATTATAACAGAATTATAAAAAATAATTTCCTATGTCTTCCGAAAGACAGTATTAATTTTTGTAATTTTTTTGAAAAATACGAATTTTTATAACTAAAATATATTAATACAGTATACATATTAATATTATATAACGCACGGTAAATAGACAATATAATAATATAAATTTAATTTTTTATTTTCACTGTATAATTATACATTTTTTATCGTGCGGTAAGCTAACTATAAAATTAAAAAAATCTTGGGCGGGTGCTATATCAACTAATTTAAATAAAAAGAAAAATAAAAGCAAAAATGAATAATTAAGCAGAAAGTATAAAGGGCGGGCAAGTGTAATTAAATTTTAAAACTTTATTTACATACCCCACCCTATAGATTTTCTGCTTTATTATAAATTTATAATATCATTTATCTTACCGCTTAATACATAAAATATGGCTGCCAACCCAAGTTGTTATTGGATTTAAAATCTATTCAACGCACGGTCAATCAACTATTCTTTATAATTAAAATTTTATTATTTAACTTATTTATATTTTTTATTTAGCTTAGCGTGCGTGAAATTAATTCAAAAATCAACTTTACTTATAATGACTTATAATTTTTGATTTTTATATGGAGGTATTATTTTTTATATAAAAGAATATCTATCAAATAAAATTATGAGCAAAAATTATGAATATAAAATTTGATATACTAAAACCTTTTGAAAAATGGGCAAATACTGAAAAGAGATTGAAAATAGCTTATGGAGGACGAGGAGGTGGAAAAAGTGAATCCATAGCAAGAATATTGATAGCTAAAAGTTTTGAAAAAAGCGGAGTAATACTATGCTCAAGAGAAATACAAAAATCAATATCCTACTCAACCTACCCTCTTTTAATAAGTATCATAAAAGAATTGAAATTAGAAAAGTTTTTTAATATAAAAAGAAATGAAATCATTAATAAAATTACAAACTGCAAATTTATATTTTTAGGTATTAGAGAATGTTCTATAGAGGAAATTAAATCTATTTATAATGTGAGAATATGCTTTATAGAAGAAGCCCAAACTCTCACTCAAAGAAGCTACGAAATATTAGAGCCTTCAATAAGAGCTGAAAAAAGTGAAATATGGATAGCATTTAATCCTAGATTTGAAACAGATTTTATTTATCAAACAGTAAGTAAATTTAATTTGGAAAATAAATTCTATACAGATAAAAATAATAATAAATATAATTATCAAGAATATGAAGATAATAATATTTTAATTACATTTATAAATTATGATGGTAATTATTATTTCAGTGATATATTAAATAAATCAAGACTTTCTACTTTAAAACTCATGCCTAAAATGTATGATCATATTTGGCTTGGAAAAATAAAAAATAAACAAGGTAAAATTTTCTTATATTCAAAATTAAAATTCTATGATGATAATTTAAAAGAAAATATAAATAAAATCAATTCATCAGAACATAAAGCAGTGGTAGATCCCGCATTCGGTGAATATAATTGTTTTACTTCAGCAATAATATATACACAAATAGGAGAAGATATTTATTTAATAGACTCCGGACTTATAAGAAATGATTCCAACTCCACTACAGATGAAAGCATAATAAATTTTCTATCAAATAAAAACATAAAAAAAATATTATGCGAATCAAATTTTGCACAAAAAGAATTGGTAAAAAGATTAGAAAAACATTTTGAAGTTACTCCGTTTTATGTGCATAAAAATAAGGCAGAGAGAATTGTAAATGCAAGCTATTTAATATACGATAAAGTTTATTTTCCAAAGAGCTGGCAGAAAGTACCAGAAGGCTCCGATACAGATAAATGGCTTAAAACTAATAATGGACGAGGTTATATAGCTTTAAGGCAGCTGCTTAATTTCGATGATTCACTTGTTGGAAGCAGTATTAAAGGAGATGCATTTAGTTATTTAGATTTTCCGGATGCTTTATCTAGTTTAATATTCTTTGGTATTGAAGAAATAATAAATGAAGAAAATGATGATAAAATGAATTTAGTTAATGCTATTTTCGGAGAATAGAATTTTATTTAGCTTAAATTTAAAAACTTTCATTTAATCCCCGCCCTTTTATCTTTATTGCTATTTTATGAATTTCAATATTAATCATCTTTATAGTTTAATTAGAATTTTTAGCACCCGCCCAAACTTTATTTAAAAAATTGAATTTCTTTAACGCACGGTTAGTAAAATTTAAAAATATAATAAAATCTGCATTTCAAATAAATTTATATTTTTAGTTTCGCTCTGCGTGCGTGTAAATAAGCAGCAAATTTAAAAAAATTTTGGGTGGGTTACTATAATTACAGTGAAAACTAAAAAGAAAAATTATACAAAAATAACAGTTAATAATTAAAAGCCTAAAGGGTGGGAAGTGAGAATAATTTTTAAAAACTTATTTTCATTCCCCGCCCTTTATTCTTTATTACTAAATTTATAATTTTAGTATTAATTATCTTTATAGTTTAATTAGAATTTTTAGCACCCACCCAAGCGTTTTTTAAATTTAGAATATATGCACCGCACGGATAACGCATTTTTATTTATTATTTTAATTAGAGTAAAAAATAAGCGTAAGTTTAAAACTTTATTCTGCGTGCGTTAAATAAAAAGGGAAGCATTAATAAAAATACTTCCCCAAAAATAAAAACAATTATTAAAATATAATCAATTATTTACCAAAAACAGCCTCGTAATCTTTTTTGAATTTTTCTATACCTTGATCAGTTAAAGGGTGTTTAGTCATTTGAAGTATAACACTGTATGGAACAGTAGCAATATCAGCACCAGCTAAAGCACATTCAGTAACATGTATAGGATGTCTTACGCTTGCAGAAATAATTTCAGTCTCTATTGCATGAGTAGCAAAAATTTCTGAAATAGTTCTTATAAGTTCAAGTCCGTCCATTGATATATCATCAAGTCTTCCAATGAAAGGAGAAACATAAGTAGCACCAGCTCTTGCAGCAAGTAATGCCTGATTAGCAGAGAATATTAAAGTAACATTAGTTTTAATTCCTTCTTTAGCAAGAACCTTTACAGCTTTTAAACCTTCATCAGTCATAGGAATTTTAACTACCATGTTTTTATGTATTTTAGCTATTTCTCTAGCCTCTGCAATCATGTCTTCAGCTTTAACAGTAGTAGCTTTAACTTCACCAGATATAGGACCGTCAACTATAGTAGTAATTTCTTCTATAGTTTTTTTGAAATCCCTTCCTTCTTTAGCTATTAAAGATGGGTTTGTAGTAACTCCGCAAATTACACCCATATCATTAGCTTTTTTAATCTCATCAACATTTGCTGTATCTATAAAAAATTTCATTAAAAAATCCCCTTAATAAATTTTTGCGTTATTATATATCTTAAATAATATTTTATCAATATATATTATTTAAGAATAATATAATCAAAAATTAACCTTATCAGGATGATGTCCGGAACCGCCGCAATATTCCATAGCATTAATTGTTTTCATATCCTCATCGCTTATAACAAAATCAAAAATTTCAGTATTCTCTTTTATACGTGAAGCAGTTACAGATTTAGGCAAAGGCAAAGTATTATTCTGTAAACACCATCTTATACAAATTTGGGCTACAGATTTATTATATTTAGAAGCTACTATCTTTAATGTTTCATTATCAAGCATCTTGCCTGTACCAAGAGGACTCCATGCCTCTACCAATATATTATTATCATTACAGTATTTGAAAGTTTCTTCCTGCATAAAACCGGGATGAAACTCTATTTGATCAACCATAGGCTTAACTTCTGTTTCCATCAATGATTTCAAATGATGAGGCATGAAATTTGAAACTCCTATTGATTTTATTTTACCAGCTTTATAAAGTTCTGTCATAGCTCTCCAAGTTTCTAAATTAATATTATCCCAATCATTGAATTTATTTACCGATGCAGGCCAATGAATAAGATATAAATCTAAATAATCAATCTGTAAATCATTAATAGTTTTTTCAAAAGCAGCTAATGTTGTTTTGTATCCTCTATCCTTATTCCAAACCTTACTTGTTATAAAAAGTTCATTTCTGTTTATGCCGCTTTCTTTAATAGCTTTTCCTATACTCTTTTCATTTCCGTAAATTGCCGCAGTATCAATATGTTTGTATCCTGACTTTATAGCTTCTATTACAGAGTTAACAGCAGTTTCACCATCAGGAGTCTGCCAAGTACCAAATCCTATACATGGAATCTTATAACCATTATTTAAAGTGAATGTATCTTTCAAACTATCAAACATGTATTTTACTCCTAAGTAATTTTTTATTGACTAATAGTGTATTGAATAATAATATATTAAAAATAGATTTATTTAAATATTTTTATTATGTATAATTAATAATCATATTAAAATATTAAATTAAGGGATAGTTTATGAATATAGTTTGTTTAGGCGACAGCACCACTTACGGATATATGGTTGGAAGGAATAAGGTTTGGACTAAAATTTTAAATGATAAATTTCATAAAGAAAATAAAAATATTAAATTTATAAATAAAGGTATTAATGGCGATATGATTTCCGGTATGCTTGTTCGTTTTGATATGGACTGCATAAAAGAAAATGCTGACACTGTTATTTTGATGGGCGGAGTTAATGATATATTCACTTGTAA encodes:
- a CDS encoding aldo/keto reductase — protein: MFDSLKDTFTLNNGYKIPCIGFGTWQTPDGETAVNSVIEAIKSGYKHIDTAAIYGNEKSIGKAIKESGINRNELFITSKVWNKDRGYKTTLAAFEKTINDLQIDYLDLYLIHWPASVNKFNDWDNINLETWRAMTELYKAGKIKSIGVSNFMPHHLKSLMETEVKPMVDQIEFHPGFMQEETFKYCNDNNILVEAWSPLGTGKMLDNETLKIVASKYNKSVAQICIRWCLQNNTLPLPKSVTASRIKENTEIFDFVISDEDMKTINAMEYCGGSGHHPDKVNF
- the fsa gene encoding fructose-6-phosphate aldolase, with product MKFFIDTANVDEIKKANDMGVICGVTTNPSLIAKEGRDFKKTIEEITTIVDGPISGEVKATTVKAEDMIAEAREIAKIHKNMVVKIPMTDEGLKAVKVLAKEGIKTNVTLIFSANQALLAARAGATYVSPFIGRLDDISMDGLELIRTISEIFATHAIETEIISASVRHPIHVTECALAGADIATVPYSVILQMTKHPLTDQGIEKFKKDYEAVFGK
- a CDS encoding phage terminase large subunit, whose product is MNIKFDILKPFEKWANTEKRLKIAYGGRGGGKSESIARILIAKSFEKSGVILCSREIQKSISYSTYPLLISIIKELKLEKFFNIKRNEIINKITNCKFIFLGIRECSIEEIKSIYNVRICFIEEAQTLTQRSYEILEPSIRAEKSEIWIAFNPRFETDFIYQTVSKFNLENKFYTDKNNNKYNYQEYEDNNILITFINYDGNYYFSDILNKSRLSTLKLMPKMYDHIWLGKIKNKQGKIFLYSKLKFYDDNLKENINKINSSEHKAVVDPAFGEYNCFTSAIIYTQIGEDIYLIDSGLIRNDSNSTTDESIINFLSNKNIKKILCESNFAQKELVKRLEKHFEVTPFYVHKNKAERIVNASYLIYDKVYFPKSWQKVPEGSDTDKWLKTNNGRGYIALRQLLNFDDSLVGSSIKGDAFSYLDFPDALSSLIFFGIEEIINEENDDKMNLVNAIFGE